TAGTTTGAAGACTAATCGTCAACAGGATGAGGCTCGTCAACTGTTGGGATTATATCAAAAAGTCAGTCAAGAGGAAGCAGTGGTTTGGTATCCTGGGATTATTGGTTTTGGCAACTATCATTATCGTTATGAGACGGGTCATGAAGGTGATTCACCTCAGTTGTCTTTTGCTCCAAGACAGGCGAAAATCACTCTTTACATTGATCAGGATTTACCTAATCGAGCTAGTCGTTTGGAAAATTTAGGTAAGTACAAAACAGCGGTTGGCTGTGTCTATGTCAATAAATTGGCTGATATACACCTTGATGTTTTGGAAGATATCTTGACCTTATCACTGGAGCATTTGAATAAAAAAATTGAAACAGAAAAGGAATAAGAAATGGCTACTATTCAATGGTTGAATGGGAGCCATGTGGAATTGAAAAATCAAAAAATGAGAAATATAGCCCAAAAGCCTTGACTTATCAGGGCTTTTCCTATTTTAATTTTTGTTAAGTAACTTTAGTGTTAAGCAATAATACGCAAAAATAATCAATTTTTGGTGCCTAGTTTGGTGCCTAGAATTTTACGAGAACATTTTAATAAGTGTTCTCGCTTTTTTATTTTCAGGAGGAAAATCATGCAAAAGAATGAACAGTCATCACGACAAATTGTGATGTGTCATCTCATGGCTATCATAGGAATCGATATTGAGAAAGCAAAGGGGATAGTTGCTGAAATGGAGGAGAAAGAACTCATTCAATTTGATGAGTTGGGAAATGTTGGTCTGTTAGTCTTGGAGGGACAATCATAAAATGTATCACAGCAGATCACATCAAACGTCAGAGCGTTACTATAAGCTCCCAAAACTCTTGTTTGAGAGTGAACGCTACAAGGACATGAAACTTGAGGTTAAGGTTGCTTATGCTGTTCTAAAAGACCCTATTTAATAGTCATAGTGGTCGAGTGACAGACGGTCAGAAAGTCCAAGCAGGGAAAGTGATTGGTCAAACCAAGGATGGTGCTGGTCTAAAAGCGACCAATCAAAAGGTTGACGATGATTCAGAGAAACTGGTCAGTAGAATCATCCATTAATCTCAAACGAGCTGAAGGGGACTACTTATCGCCTTCTGTTGGAGCAACGGATAGTTCTTGGGACGATGAGGGATGGTTGTCTCTAAATGGTCCAGCTATCTATAATGGCAGGTACCCGAATATTCTAAGACGTGGCTTGGGCTTAGAGTAGTGGACAGATACTGCAGATGGGTCACGCAGACATACCTTATTATTAGAGTATGCCAACCGAAAAAAGCAGAAGTGGTATGACTTAGGCTTACAACTGGATTTCATGCTCCATGGGGACAATCCTTACTACACCAACTGGTTAAAAGACTTTTTCAAAAACTCAGGAAGCCCAGCCAGTCTTGCCCAACTCTTTCTCATTTATTGGGAAGGAAATAGTGGTGATAAGCTCTTAGAACGTCAAACGAGAGCTACAGAGTGGTATTACCAAATTGAGAAAGGCTTTAACCAACTAAATGGTTGAACCGCCCAGAGTGATCCAAAAGCGCTGGAAGCGGTTCGAGGAGTCCTTTATGACAACTCCATTCCAGGTGGAGGTGACGGTATGGGTTATGCCTATGGGCAATGTACGTGGGGAGTTGCCGCTCGGATTAACCAATTGGGCTTGAAACTCAAAGGACGAAATGGTGAGAAAATCCCAATCATTAGTACCATGGGGAATGGTCAAGACTGGGTGGCAACAGCAGCACGCCTTGGTGGAGAAACAGGTAAGATACCAAAAGCAGGAGCGATT
The sequence above is drawn from the Streptococcus pluranimalium genome and encodes:
- a CDS encoding DUF1801 domain-containing protein; translation: MAKFAPTGQSVEELISSLKTNRQQDEARQLLGLYQKVSQEEAVVWYPGIIGFGNYHYRYETGHEGDSPQLSFAPRQAKITLYIDQDLPNRASRLENLGKYKTAVGCVYVNKLADIHLDVLEDILTLSLEHLNKKIETEKE